The following coding sequences are from one Oncorhynchus nerka isolate Pitt River linkage group LG6, Oner_Uvic_2.0, whole genome shotgun sequence window:
- the prss23 gene encoding serine protease 23: protein MTMYPHPNSGLAHLSILVLLLSLLLPLSLPSRAPPHQHPVHLPSLVPHAPRPLSRSRFSSQTQLDFTTHCNASCYHKGEQESRREHLTEQLAFETLYADGSRTLTTVDVADEDNYEGTISPAIQPPPTRGRRVISRHRRQKRQIYGADGRFNIRGDHFLLDYPFSTAVRISTGCTGVLVSRLHVLTAAHCVHDGKDYVKGARKLRVGFLTPPYINGTKPSQTPTKKPLVRWVRVKRTRVPKGWIQGPQEVSMDFDYALLELRWPHRRPFMRLSVAPSSDDLAGKRIHFSGFDSDRPGELVYRFCPVEDESNDLIYQHCDARPGASGSGVYGRVWDTALERWERKVIGIFSGHQWLEIDGENRDYNVAVRFTPLKFAQICYWVHGNRVDCSQD, encoded by the coding sequence ATGACCATGTATCCACATCCAAACTCTGGCCTGGCTCATCTCTCCATCTTAGTCCtgctcctctcactcctcctccccctctctctgccatctcGAGCCCCCCCTCACCAACACCCCGTCCACCTCCCCTCACTGGTGCCCCATGCACCCCGGCCCCTCTCCCGCTCTCGCTTTAGTTCCCAGACTCAACTGGACTTCACCACTCACTGCAATGCCAGCTGTTACCACAAAGGAGAGCAAGAGAGCAGGCGAGAGCACCTGACTGAGCAGCTGGCATTCGAGACGCTCTATGCAGATGGTTCTCGTACCCTCACCACTGTGGATGTGGCGGATGAGGATAATTATGAGGGCACCATCAGTCCTGCCATTCAACCTCCACCAACAAGAGGACGTAGAGTTATCAGTAGGCACAGGCGTCAGAAAAGACAGATCTACGGGGCTGATGGGCGCTTCAACATACGCGGTGACCACTTCCTGTTGGACTACCCATTCTCCACAGCTGTGAGGATCTCCACCGGCTGCACTGGGGTCCTAGTGTCTCGACTCCATGTCCTGACCGCCGCCCACTGTGTGCATGATGGGAAGGACTACGTCAAGGGAGCCCGTAAACTGAGGGTAGGCTTCCTGACTCCTCCGTACATCAACGGCACCAAGCCCAGCCAGACCCCCACCAAGAAGCCCCTGGTGCGCTGGGTCCGGGTCAAACGCACCCGTGTCCCAAAGGGCTGGATCCAGGGCCCCCAAGAGGTCAGCATGGACTTTGACTACGCCCTCTTGGAGCTGCGCTGGCCCCACCGCCGGCCCTTCATGCGTCTGTCTGTGGCTCCCTCCTCTGACGACCTGGCAGGGAAACGCATCCACTTCTCTGGGTTTGACAGTGACAGGCCTGGGGAGCTGGTCTACCGCTTCTGTCCTGTGGAGGACGAGTCTAACGACCTGATCTACCAGCACTGTGATGCCCGGCCGGGGGCCAGCGGCTCGGGAGTGTACGGCCGCGTGTGGGACACGGCTCTGGAACGCTGGGAGAGGAAAGTCATCGGCATTTTCTCTGGACACCAGTGGCTGGAGATTGATGGGGAGAACCGCGACTACAACGTGGCTGTGAGATTCACCCCGCTGAAGTTTGCCCAGATCTGTTACTGGGTGCATGGGAACCGAGTGGACTGTAGTCAGGactga
- the atl3 gene encoding atlastin-3 isoform X1, with amino-acid sequence MGSEPGPVQIVTVCKKDHSFALDTEALGRVLLAPEVRDKHVVVLSVAGAFRKGKSFILDFMLRYMYRKKHGEEWLGQEDEPLTGFKWRGGSEPETTGIQLWSEVFLVEKSDGMEVAVLLMDTQGAFDNQSTVKDCATIFALSTMTSSIQIYNLSQNIQEDDLQQLQLFTEYGRLAMDEIFLKPFQSLMFLIRDWSFPYEYKYGLKGGSEFLDKRLQVKETQHEELQTVREHIHSCFTSINCFLLPHPGLKVATSPAFKGQLSDVAPEFKEELRNLIPTLLHPDNLAEKEINGNKVTCRGLLEFFKAYIKIYQGEDLPHPKSMLLATAEANNLAAVAAAKDQYYKNMEKVCGGDLPYVAPASLEEKHHFFLQESLHVFSSTKKMGGQEFCDRYQDQLEAELVELWQSFRKHNESKNVFTAFRTPAVLFVLVCFLYVLSGLLLFIGLATIAFACDCVLGLAMVAMLTWAFIRYSGKYRGLGGAIDQTAGVILQQATVVLNKSRPAVAKMKKSS; translated from the exons ATGGGCAGTGAGCCAGGTCCAGTCCAGATTGTGACAGTGTGCAAGAAAGATCACTCCTTTGCCTTGGATACAGAGGCTTTAGGACGGGTTCTGCTTGCACCGGAGGTTCGGGATAAACATGTGGTGGTGCTCTCGGTGGCCGGGGCCTTCCGGAAAGGCAAGAGCTTCATTCTGGACTTCATGCTCCGCTACATGTACAGGAAG AAGCATGGTGAGGAGTGGCTGGGTCAGGAGGATGAGCCCCTGACTGGGTTTAAATGGAGGGGGGGCTCAGAGCCAGAGACCACCGGCATCCAGCTGTGGAGTGAGGTCTTCCTGGTGGAgaagagtgatgggatggag GTGGCAGTATTACTGATGGACACCCAGGGTGCATTTGACAACCAATCCACCGTGAAAGATTGTGCCACAATCTTTGCCCTCAGTACCATGACCAGCTCAATACAG ATCTACAACCTCTCACAGAACATTCAGGAAGATGATCTGCAGCAGCTGCAG CTGTTCACAGAGTATGGACGCCTCGCCATGGATGAAATCTTCCTGAAGCCATTTCAG TCTCTGATGTTCCTAATCAGGGATTGGAGCTTTCCCTATGAATATAAATATGGTCTGAAGGGAGGCAGTGAGTTCCTTGATAAACGTCTACAG GTGAAAGAGACCCAGCATGAGGAACTACAGACAGTGAGGGAACACATTCATTCCTGCTTCACCTCCATCAACTGTTTCCTGCTACCACATCCTGGGTTGAAGGTGGCCACAAGCCCCGCTTTCAAGGGCCAGCTTAGTG ATGTGGCTCCAGAGTTTAAAGAGGAGCTACGCAACCTCATCCCCACACTGCTGCATCCAGACAACCTGGCTGAGAAAGAGATCAACGGCAACAAAGTCACCTGCAGGGGCCTCCTGGAGTTCTTCAAG GCATACATCAAGATCTACCAGGGTGAAGACCTACCACACCCAAAGTCCATGCTGCTG GCCACAGCAGAGGCCAACAACCTGGCAGCCGTGGCGGCAGCCAAAGACCAGTATTACAAGAACATGGAGAAG GTCTGCGGGGGAGACCTTCCCTATGTGGCTCCTGCCTCTCTGGAGGAGAAGCACCACTTCTTCCTCCAGGAGTCCCTCCATGTCTTCTCCTCCACTAAGAAGATGGGAGGACAGGAGTTCTGTGACCGCTACCAAGACCAGCTTGAGGCCGAGTTGGTAGAGCTGTGGCAGTCTTTCAGAAAGCACAATGAG TCAAAGAATGTCTTCACTGCATTCCGGACGCCTGCAGTGCTGTTTGTCCTTGTGTGCTTCCTGTACGTGCTGTCAGGGCTATTGCTCTTCATCGGCCTGGCTACCATTGCTTTTGCATGTGACTGTGTCTTGGGCCTGGCCATGGTCGCCATGCTCACCTGGGCCTTCATACGCTATTCGGGAAAATACCGGGGGCTGGGGGGAGCCATCGACCAGACGGCAGGTGTCATACTACAGCAG GCCACTGTGGTGTTGAATAAGTCGAGGCCAGCGGTGGCTAAGATGAAGAAATCCAGCTAG
- the cfl1 gene encoding cofilin-1, translated as MASGVTVTDDVITVFNEMKVRKAQANEDEKKKRKKAVLFCLSEDKKHIILEEGQEILTGDVGVTVQDPYLHFVKMLPPDDCRYALYDATYETKETKKEDLVFIFWAPDGAPLKSKMIYASSKDAIKKKFTGIKHEWQVNGLEDIKDRRTLADKLGGSSVITLEGSPL; from the exons ATG GCTTCCGGGGTGACAGTAACAGATGATGTTATCACAGTCTTCAACGAGATGAAGGTGCGTAAAGCACAGGCGAACGAGgatgagaagaagaagaggaagaaggcgGTGCTGTTCTGCTTGAGTGAGGACAAGAAGCACATCATCCTGGAGGAGGGCCAAGAGATCCTGACAGGAGACGTGGGTGTCACGGTCCAGGACCCCTACCTGCACTTCGTCAAGATGCTTCCCCCAGACGACTGCCGTTACGCCCTCTACGACGCCACCTACGAGACCAAGGAGACCAAGAAAGAGGACCTGGTCTTCATCTTCTG GGCCCCAGATGGCGCTCCCCTGAAGAGCAAGATGATCTACGCCAGCTCAAAGGATGCCATCAAGAAGAAGTTCACAG GTATCAAGCACGAGTGGCAAGTGAACGGTTTGGAAGACATCAAGGACCGGCGCACCCTTGCCGACAAGCTTGGAGGCTCATCGGTAATCACCCTGGAAGGAAGCCCTCTATAA
- the atl3 gene encoding atlastin-3 isoform X2, which yields MGSEPGPVQIVTVCKKDHSFALDTEALGRVLLAPEVRDKHVVVLSVAGAFRKGKSFILDFMLRYMYRKHGEEWLGQEDEPLTGFKWRGGSEPETTGIQLWSEVFLVEKSDGMEVAVLLMDTQGAFDNQSTVKDCATIFALSTMTSSIQIYNLSQNIQEDDLQQLQLFTEYGRLAMDEIFLKPFQSLMFLIRDWSFPYEYKYGLKGGSEFLDKRLQVKETQHEELQTVREHIHSCFTSINCFLLPHPGLKVATSPAFKGQLSDVAPEFKEELRNLIPTLLHPDNLAEKEINGNKVTCRGLLEFFKAYIKIYQGEDLPHPKSMLLATAEANNLAAVAAAKDQYYKNMEKVCGGDLPYVAPASLEEKHHFFLQESLHVFSSTKKMGGQEFCDRYQDQLEAELVELWQSFRKHNESKNVFTAFRTPAVLFVLVCFLYVLSGLLLFIGLATIAFACDCVLGLAMVAMLTWAFIRYSGKYRGLGGAIDQTAGVILQQATVVLNKSRPAVAKMKKSS from the exons ATGGGCAGTGAGCCAGGTCCAGTCCAGATTGTGACAGTGTGCAAGAAAGATCACTCCTTTGCCTTGGATACAGAGGCTTTAGGACGGGTTCTGCTTGCACCGGAGGTTCGGGATAAACATGTGGTGGTGCTCTCGGTGGCCGGGGCCTTCCGGAAAGGCAAGAGCTTCATTCTGGACTTCATGCTCCGCTACATGTACAGGAAG CATGGTGAGGAGTGGCTGGGTCAGGAGGATGAGCCCCTGACTGGGTTTAAATGGAGGGGGGGCTCAGAGCCAGAGACCACCGGCATCCAGCTGTGGAGTGAGGTCTTCCTGGTGGAgaagagtgatgggatggag GTGGCAGTATTACTGATGGACACCCAGGGTGCATTTGACAACCAATCCACCGTGAAAGATTGTGCCACAATCTTTGCCCTCAGTACCATGACCAGCTCAATACAG ATCTACAACCTCTCACAGAACATTCAGGAAGATGATCTGCAGCAGCTGCAG CTGTTCACAGAGTATGGACGCCTCGCCATGGATGAAATCTTCCTGAAGCCATTTCAG TCTCTGATGTTCCTAATCAGGGATTGGAGCTTTCCCTATGAATATAAATATGGTCTGAAGGGAGGCAGTGAGTTCCTTGATAAACGTCTACAG GTGAAAGAGACCCAGCATGAGGAACTACAGACAGTGAGGGAACACATTCATTCCTGCTTCACCTCCATCAACTGTTTCCTGCTACCACATCCTGGGTTGAAGGTGGCCACAAGCCCCGCTTTCAAGGGCCAGCTTAGTG ATGTGGCTCCAGAGTTTAAAGAGGAGCTACGCAACCTCATCCCCACACTGCTGCATCCAGACAACCTGGCTGAGAAAGAGATCAACGGCAACAAAGTCACCTGCAGGGGCCTCCTGGAGTTCTTCAAG GCATACATCAAGATCTACCAGGGTGAAGACCTACCACACCCAAAGTCCATGCTGCTG GCCACAGCAGAGGCCAACAACCTGGCAGCCGTGGCGGCAGCCAAAGACCAGTATTACAAGAACATGGAGAAG GTCTGCGGGGGAGACCTTCCCTATGTGGCTCCTGCCTCTCTGGAGGAGAAGCACCACTTCTTCCTCCAGGAGTCCCTCCATGTCTTCTCCTCCACTAAGAAGATGGGAGGACAGGAGTTCTGTGACCGCTACCAAGACCAGCTTGAGGCCGAGTTGGTAGAGCTGTGGCAGTCTTTCAGAAAGCACAATGAG TCAAAGAATGTCTTCACTGCATTCCGGACGCCTGCAGTGCTGTTTGTCCTTGTGTGCTTCCTGTACGTGCTGTCAGGGCTATTGCTCTTCATCGGCCTGGCTACCATTGCTTTTGCATGTGACTGTGTCTTGGGCCTGGCCATGGTCGCCATGCTCACCTGGGCCTTCATACGCTATTCGGGAAAATACCGGGGGCTGGGGGGAGCCATCGACCAGACGGCAGGTGTCATACTACAGCAG GCCACTGTGGTGTTGAATAAGTCGAGGCCAGCGGTGGCTAAGATGAAGAAATCCAGCTAG